The following are from one region of the Vulgatibacter sp. genome:
- a CDS encoding peptidase, whose product MIAFVLVDGVGIGSRDPGRNPLARAQTLLSHFTDGAGTQLPRGGVVGAADACLGVEGRPQSATGHTTLLTGVNASAHIGMHLLGFPNEALRQLIAERSLFRDLAALGRSGTYANSYRCLYLDALGLPHRCVEAYEPPLPVPARRIRPSASTCAVKASGQPFRTFDDLRRGEALYHDITNEQPIGVGCDVPRRAPREAAEVLLDVGRQHDLVMFEFFRTDEAGHAQDFDAAELALAELDEFLRTVVAGLREGDGLLVTSDHGNLEDLSIRQHTLAQVPVLGFGTAAGAVDGIGSILDVHPALLRLAAAR is encoded by the coding sequence GTGATCGCGTTCGTGCTCGTGGATGGTGTGGGGATCGGCAGCAGGGATCCGGGGCGCAACCCCCTCGCCCGCGCGCAGACCCTGCTCTCCCACTTCACGGACGGCGCGGGAACGCAGCTGCCGCGGGGCGGCGTCGTCGGCGCCGCGGACGCATGCCTCGGCGTCGAGGGCAGGCCCCAATCCGCCACCGGCCACACCACCCTGCTCACCGGCGTCAACGCCTCCGCCCACATCGGCATGCACCTGCTCGGCTTTCCCAACGAAGCGCTGCGGCAGCTGATCGCGGAGCGGAGCCTCTTTCGCGACCTGGCGGCGCTCGGCCGCAGCGGCACCTACGCCAACTCCTACCGCTGCCTCTACCTCGACGCGCTGGGGCTTCCCCACCGCTGCGTCGAGGCGTACGAGCCGCCGCTGCCCGTGCCCGCGCGCCGGATCCGCCCGTCTGCCAGCACCTGCGCGGTGAAGGCGAGCGGCCAGCCCTTCCGCACCTTCGACGATCTGCGGCGGGGCGAAGCGCTCTACCACGACATCACCAACGAGCAGCCGATCGGCGTGGGCTGCGACGTGCCCCGGCGCGCGCCGCGCGAGGCGGCGGAGGTGCTGCTCGACGTGGGAAGGCAGCACGATCTGGTGATGTTCGAGTTCTTCCGCACCGACGAGGCGGGCCACGCCCAGGACTTCGACGCGGCGGAGCTGGCGCTGGCGGAGCTCGACGAGTTCCTCCGCACCGTCGTCGCCGGGCTGCGGGAGGGAGACGGGCTGCTCGTCACCTCCGACCACGGCAACCTGGAGGATCTCTCGATCCGCCAGCACACGCTGGCGCAGGTCCCGGTGCTCGGCTTCGGCACCGCGGCTGGCGCCGTCGACGGAATCGGCTCCATCCTCGACGTGCATCCCGCCCTGCTCCGCCTCGCCGCGGCGCGCTGA
- the mrtX gene encoding myxosortase MrtX, with product MHEREASVQPPTEQQSSRAILREALVLWAISFGGLVGTRVIGFAIPWVGAQVKAVAAALFLYLPGHAIRKRGELLDDYAVPDWPWTSSSAAAQFKRDAIWGLGVSLLLFPPFILAFFGFLELLPHLPRELAQALTPYRGPGAEIAFRLPERFWLHVLDQFLVVALPEEFFYRGYLQTRLGHAWGEGKRKLLGVPVGPAFWMTQVLFAVGHLGQLHFWRLAVFFPSILFGWLRARTGSIVPGIIVHAISNLVLMTLEASAFGR from the coding sequence ATGCACGAGCGCGAAGCGTCCGTCCAGCCCCCCACCGAGCAGCAGAGCTCCCGCGCGATCCTCCGCGAGGCCCTCGTCCTCTGGGCGATCTCCTTCGGCGGCCTGGTCGGCACCCGGGTGATCGGATTCGCCATCCCCTGGGTCGGCGCGCAGGTCAAAGCGGTCGCCGCCGCGCTCTTCCTCTATCTCCCCGGCCACGCGATCCGGAAGCGGGGCGAGCTCCTCGACGACTACGCGGTCCCCGACTGGCCGTGGACCTCCTCGTCCGCCGCAGCGCAGTTCAAGCGCGACGCGATCTGGGGCCTCGGCGTCTCGCTCCTGCTCTTCCCGCCCTTCATCCTCGCCTTCTTCGGCTTCCTCGAGCTCCTGCCCCACCTGCCCCGGGAGCTGGCGCAGGCGCTCACGCCCTACCGCGGCCCCGGCGCGGAGATCGCCTTCCGGCTCCCCGAGCGCTTCTGGCTCCACGTCCTCGACCAGTTCCTGGTGGTCGCCCTGCCCGAAGAGTTCTTCTACCGGGGCTACCTGCAGACCCGCCTCGGCCACGCCTGGGGCGAGGGCAAGCGCAAGCTCCTCGGCGTGCCGGTGGGGCCGGCCTTCTGGATGACCCAGGTGCTCTTCGCCGTGGGGCACCTCGGCCAGCTCCACTTCTGGCGCCTGGCCGTCTTCTTCCCCTCGATCCTCTTCGGCTGGCTCCGCGCCCGCACCGGCTCGATCGTGCCGGGGATCATCGTCCACGCGATCTCGAACCTGGTGTTGATGACGCTCGAGGCCTCCGCCTTCGGGCGGTGA
- a CDS encoding class II glutamine amidotransferase — protein sequence MAHLLALLGNDPTLLHCQVHRVRDQVHFGAWDALGLGYYADDAVLVAKRPGDVGRNDVAELTKGLHSPALVAMAQGAGFRFDEDATDPFRFRRWLFAMDGAMEGFSEAREKLLAELPDLISRQIRSTTDREHVFALFLRYLKERGRLDDPNAPASDLARCLGDAIRTVDRLEREQGLTRPSPLALVATNGRSLVAARRGRPLFYRLQEGAGSCEPCEMSGPNDPRAGAHRRTKAVILATEPEAGGGFIEVPESSTVAVGRSLDINIASI from the coding sequence ATGGCACACCTCCTCGCCCTCCTGGGCAACGATCCCACCCTCCTCCACTGCCAGGTGCACCGGGTCCGGGATCAGGTGCACTTCGGAGCGTGGGACGCCCTCGGCCTCGGCTACTACGCCGACGACGCGGTGCTGGTGGCGAAGCGCCCGGGCGACGTGGGCCGCAACGACGTCGCCGAGCTCACGAAGGGGCTCCACTCGCCGGCCCTGGTGGCGATGGCACAGGGGGCGGGTTTCCGCTTCGACGAGGACGCGACCGATCCCTTCCGCTTCCGCCGCTGGCTCTTCGCCATGGACGGGGCGATGGAGGGTTTCTCCGAGGCGCGGGAGAAGCTCCTCGCCGAGCTCCCCGATCTCATCTCCCGGCAGATCCGCTCCACCACCGACCGGGAGCACGTCTTCGCGCTCTTCCTCCGCTACCTCAAGGAGCGCGGCCGCCTCGACGATCCCAACGCGCCCGCCTCCGATCTCGCCCGCTGCCTCGGCGATGCGATTCGCACCGTGGACCGGCTGGAGCGCGAGCAGGGCCTCACCCGCCCCTCGCCCCTGGCGCTGGTCGCCACCAACGGCAGGAGCCTCGTCGCCGCGCGGCGCGGGCGGCCGCTCTTCTACCGGCTGCAGGAGGGCGCGGGCAGCTGCGAGCCCTGCGAGATGAGCGGGCCGAACGATCCCAGAGCCGGCGCCCACCGGCGAACCAAGGCGGTGATCCTCGCCACCGAGCCCGAGGCAGGCGGCGGCTTCATCGAGGTCCCGGAGTCGAGCACCGTGGCGGTGGGCCGCAGCCTCGACATCAACATCGCCTCAATCTGA
- the dnaK gene encoding molecular chaperone DnaK produces the protein MGGEIAIGIDLGTSYSCVSIVRDGVPQVVPNEWGETTHASVASFLEDGTVAVGNAAKRNVVINAENTVYSAKRLIGRYFFSEEVKKAQAMVPYTIVEGPNNSVRIQIRGKQLAVPEVSALVLKEMKAIVENYLGEPVTKAVVTCPAYFNDNQRQATKDAGRIAGLEVLRIINEPTAAALAYGFGKDMNQRIAVYDLGGGTFDVSILEIGKDVFEVLSTAGDTYLGGDDFDDRVVQWLAEDFLRSTGLDLRQNKWCLQMLKEAAEKAKIECGQQGWADVHIPGICQDPSGQVMNLDARLTTEIFNPMVMDLVQRTFKVCDEALQGARLTVKDIDAVILVGGPTRLPIIRQSVTHYFGREPMKGIDPDQVVSMGAALQASALLDANTSTYLLDVTPLSLRIATVGGYSEKVLEKNTPVPIERSKVFTTSRDGQEKVRIRVMQGEGSRVEECESLGEFEFSGFRVAGRGEVKIEVAFEIDTNGIVNVVATDSETGKQATTTISLSSGMSESEIVASVAANQQVQLARGG, from the coding sequence ATGGGCGGCGAAATCGCGATCGGCATCGACCTCGGTACCAGCTACTCCTGCGTCAGCATCGTCCGCGACGGGGTCCCGCAGGTGGTCCCCAACGAGTGGGGCGAGACCACCCACGCATCGGTCGCCTCCTTCCTCGAAGACGGCACGGTGGCGGTGGGCAACGCCGCCAAGCGCAACGTCGTCATCAATGCCGAGAACACCGTCTATTCGGCCAAGCGCCTGATCGGCCGCTACTTCTTCTCCGAGGAGGTGAAGAAGGCGCAGGCGATGGTGCCCTATACGATCGTCGAGGGGCCGAACAACTCGGTGCGCATCCAGATCCGCGGCAAGCAGCTCGCCGTGCCGGAGGTCTCCGCCCTCGTCCTCAAGGAGATGAAGGCGATCGTCGAGAACTACCTGGGCGAGCCGGTCACCAAGGCGGTGGTCACCTGCCCGGCGTACTTCAACGACAACCAGCGCCAGGCCACCAAGGACGCGGGCCGCATCGCCGGCCTCGAGGTCCTGCGGATCATCAACGAGCCGACCGCCGCTGCGCTCGCCTACGGCTTCGGCAAGGACATGAACCAGCGGATCGCCGTCTACGACCTGGGCGGCGGCACCTTCGACGTCTCGATCCTCGAGATCGGCAAGGACGTCTTCGAGGTGCTCTCCACCGCAGGCGACACCTACCTCGGCGGCGACGACTTCGACGACCGCGTGGTGCAGTGGCTCGCCGAGGACTTCCTCCGGTCCACCGGCCTCGATCTGCGCCAGAACAAGTGGTGCCTCCAGATGCTCAAGGAGGCTGCCGAGAAGGCGAAGATCGAGTGCGGCCAGCAGGGCTGGGCCGACGTCCACATCCCGGGCATCTGCCAGGACCCCAGCGGCCAGGTGATGAACCTCGACGCCCGCCTCACCACCGAGATCTTCAACCCGATGGTGATGGACCTGGTGCAGCGCACCTTCAAGGTCTGCGACGAGGCGCTCCAGGGCGCCCGCCTCACCGTCAAGGACATCGACGCGGTGATCCTCGTGGGCGGCCCGACCCGGCTGCCGATCATCCGCCAGTCCGTGACCCACTACTTCGGCAGGGAGCCGATGAAGGGGATCGATCCGGACCAGGTGGTGAGCATGGGCGCCGCGCTGCAGGCGAGCGCGCTCCTCGACGCCAACACCTCCACCTACCTGCTCGACGTGACCCCGCTCTCGCTGCGGATCGCCACCGTGGGCGGCTACAGCGAGAAGGTCCTCGAGAAGAACACGCCGGTGCCCATCGAGCGCTCGAAGGTCTTCACCACCTCCCGCGACGGGCAGGAGAAGGTGCGGATCCGGGTGATGCAGGGCGAGGGCAGCCGGGTGGAGGAGTGCGAATCCCTGGGAGAATTCGAGTTCTCCGGTTTTCGCGTGGCCGGTCGCGGTGAGGTGAAGATCGAGGTGGCCTTCGAGATCGATACCAACGGTATCGTGAACGTCGTGGCCACCGACAGCGAGACCGGCAAGCAGGCCACCACCACCATCAGCCTCTCCTCCGGCATGTCCGAGAGCGAGATCGTCGCGTCCGTCGCGGCGAACCAGCAGGTGCAGCTGGCCCGCGGAGGTTGA
- a CDS encoding J domain-containing protein, translating to MNEALITFAIEAEAVAGLLDGLDYFQVLKVEKTASVGELKAAFYRESRQYHPDRVFHVDDPALKANVHKVYKRITEAWSVLRDDEKRRKYLADVSGPQREQKLRWTEESEVERKKAREEEVGTTPNGRKFFAAGVVALDAGRLDEAVRSFKAALMYEPQNPRYKEKAEEAQRRARGGAPA from the coding sequence GTGAACGAAGCGCTGATCACCTTCGCCATCGAGGCGGAGGCCGTCGCCGGCCTCCTCGATGGCCTCGACTACTTCCAGGTGCTCAAGGTGGAGAAGACCGCCTCCGTCGGGGAGCTGAAGGCGGCCTTCTACCGCGAGTCGCGGCAATACCACCCCGACCGCGTCTTCCACGTGGACGATCCGGCCCTCAAGGCCAACGTCCACAAGGTCTACAAACGGATCACCGAGGCGTGGTCCGTGCTCCGCGACGACGAGAAGCGCAGGAAATACCTCGCCGACGTCTCCGGTCCGCAGCGCGAGCAGAAGCTCCGCTGGACCGAGGAGAGCGAGGTCGAGCGCAAGAAGGCCCGCGAGGAGGAGGTCGGCACCACCCCCAACGGCAGGAAGTTCTTCGCCGCCGGCGTGGTCGCCCTCGACGCCGGCCGCCTCGACGAGGCGGTGCGCAGCTTCAAGGCCGCGCTCATGTACGAGCCGCAGAACCCCCGCTACAAGGAGAAGGCGGAGGAGGCGCAGCGCCGTGCAAGGGGCGGGGCCCCCGCTTGA
- a CDS encoding CvpA family protein — protein MILDLVTIGLMTVFAAIGAIDGALAQGARLVAAVGAGLLGRPVGEQLAPVLVAYTGLPEKIASPIAVAVTCVLLYLLLHFVGRRIARGLTRNHDVRAVDRGVGAFFGALQAAVIAWVFLSILVGVEEKVRLPLGGESSLAASLAREHNFFAALRGAEDESSAAARKSAAPTAAVEPAAVAE, from the coding sequence TTGATCCTCGATCTCGTCACCATCGGCCTGATGACCGTGTTCGCGGCGATCGGCGCCATCGACGGCGCGCTGGCGCAGGGCGCGCGGCTCGTCGCCGCCGTGGGCGCGGGGCTCCTCGGCAGGCCTGTCGGCGAGCAGCTCGCCCCCGTGCTCGTCGCCTATACCGGCCTCCCGGAGAAGATCGCCTCACCGATCGCCGTGGCCGTGACCTGCGTGCTCCTCTACCTGCTCCTGCACTTCGTCGGCAGGCGCATCGCCCGCGGCCTCACCCGCAACCACGACGTGCGCGCGGTGGATCGCGGCGTCGGCGCCTTCTTCGGCGCGCTGCAGGCGGCGGTGATCGCGTGGGTGTTCCTGTCGATCCTGGTGGGCGTCGAGGAGAAGGTCCGCCTGCCCCTGGGCGGCGAATCGAGCCTCGCCGCGTCGCTGGCAAGGGAGCACAACTTCTTCGCAGCCCTCCGCGGCGCGGAGGACGAGAGCAGCGCCGCGGCCCGGAAGAGCGCAGCGCCCACGGCGGCGGTCGAGCCCGCGGCGGTGGCGGAGTAG
- a CDS encoding transposase has translation MARVLGTKRRRSRKKGQQDLPLQERFKHGGKRKRAGRKRVAPRPQVKHRRRPALGEDHPVLVTWRVLDHVWSMQSKRSFRVLLRAFRPAVERFGARITHFSVQGNHLHLIVEANGTQALSSAMQGLGVRIAKGLNRLMGRAGKVFVDRFHAHALGSPTEARNAIDYVLGNTRIHAQRQGRAVTSYVDRFAVSHEQLGDETAWWRSFDDGSPPVAPPASWLLEKGWRLAKPRRAAPIFAFPV, from the coding sequence ATGGCGCGGGTGCTCGGAACGAAGCGGCGGCGGAGCCGAAAGAAGGGGCAGCAGGACCTGCCGCTTCAGGAGCGCTTCAAGCACGGCGGGAAGCGGAAGCGGGCGGGGCGGAAGCGCGTCGCGCCGCGGCCGCAGGTGAAGCACCGCCGCCGGCCCGCGCTCGGCGAGGACCACCCGGTGCTCGTCACCTGGCGGGTGCTCGATCACGTCTGGAGTATGCAGTCGAAGAGGAGCTTCCGCGTGCTGCTCCGCGCCTTCCGGCCCGCGGTGGAGCGCTTCGGCGCGCGGATCACGCACTTTTCGGTGCAGGGCAACCACCTGCACCTCATCGTCGAGGCGAACGGTACGCAGGCGCTCTCGAGCGCGATGCAGGGGCTCGGCGTCCGGATCGCCAAGGGGCTCAACCGGCTGATGGGGCGCGCGGGCAAGGTCTTCGTGGATCGCTTCCATGCGCATGCGCTGGGCTCGCCGACCGAGGCGCGCAACGCGATCGACTACGTGCTCGGCAACACGCGCATCCACGCCCAGCGGCAGGGGCGCGCCGTCACGAGCTACGTGGATCGCTTCGCCGTCTCGCACGAGCAGCTCGGCGACGAGACGGCCTGGTGGCGAAGCTTCGACGACGGCAGCCCACCGGTGGCGCCGCCGGCGAGCTGGCTGCTGGAGAAGGGCTGGCGGCTGGCGAAGCCGCGGCGCGCTGCCCCAATCTTCGCGTTCCCCGTCTAG
- the clpX gene encoding ATP-dependent Clp protease ATP-binding subunit ClpX: MGMPRILTPREIYERLDPYVIGQDRAKRAVAIAAYNHQKRLALKSRSGRSLVKKSNILLIGPTGSGKTHIARNLAGILDVPFTVVDATEYTEAGYYGKDVEVMVADLLMRANHDVHEAQRGIIFIDEVDKIARRSQGAKTGAGSRDIGGEGVQQAMLKLLEGREVFVPLNVTQHWSKHDFVPVDTSDILFVCAGTFSDLHGYMGERSVGFGRAAGPQRMKRIHHKELIEYGILAEFLGRLPVVVQLDELTADELLQVLTVPPDSIIREYTELLAADEIELEFTEGALREIVGYAVDKKVGARALRGLVEEVMSELMFEAPERSGETITVDAPWVARRLAGLDADLIVEH, encoded by the coding sequence ATGGGGATGCCCCGCATTCTCACGCCGCGGGAGATCTACGAAAGGCTCGACCCCTACGTGATCGGCCAGGACAGGGCCAAGCGAGCGGTCGCCATCGCTGCGTACAACCACCAGAAGCGCCTCGCGCTCAAATCGCGCAGCGGCCGCTCGCTGGTGAAGAAGAGCAACATCCTGCTCATCGGGCCCACGGGCTCCGGCAAGACACACATCGCCCGGAACCTCGCCGGGATCCTCGACGTGCCCTTCACCGTCGTCGACGCCACCGAGTACACGGAGGCGGGCTACTACGGGAAGGACGTGGAGGTGATGGTCGCCGACCTGCTCATGCGGGCGAACCACGACGTCCACGAAGCCCAGCGCGGGATCATCTTCATCGACGAGGTGGACAAGATCGCCCGGCGCTCCCAGGGGGCGAAGACCGGCGCCGGCTCCCGGGACATCGGCGGCGAGGGCGTGCAGCAGGCGATGCTCAAGCTGCTGGAGGGGCGCGAGGTCTTCGTGCCCCTGAACGTCACCCAGCACTGGAGCAAACACGACTTCGTGCCGGTCGACACCAGCGACATCCTCTTCGTCTGCGCCGGCACCTTCTCCGATCTTCACGGCTACATGGGCGAGCGCTCGGTGGGCTTCGGCCGCGCCGCCGGGCCGCAGCGCATGAAGCGCATCCACCACAAAGAGCTGATCGAATACGGCATCCTCGCCGAGTTCCTCGGGCGGCTCCCGGTGGTGGTGCAGCTCGACGAGCTCACCGCCGACGAGCTGCTGCAGGTGCTCACCGTGCCGCCGGACTCGATCATCCGCGAGTACACCGAGCTCCTCGCCGCCGACGAAATCGAGCTCGAGTTCACCGAAGGCGCGCTGCGCGAGATCGTGGGCTACGCCGTCGACAAGAAGGTCGGCGCCCGCGCGCTGCGCGGCCTCGTCGAGGAGGTGATGAGCGAGCTGATGTTCGAGGCCCCGGAGCGCAGCGGCGAGACCATCACCGTCGACGCGCCCTGGGTGGCCAGGCGGCTCGCCGGTCTCGACGCGGACCTGATCGTCGAGCACTGA